A genomic segment from Aegilops tauschii subsp. strangulata cultivar AL8/78 chromosome 1, Aet v6.0, whole genome shotgun sequence encodes:
- the LOC109786171 gene encoding uncharacterized protein → MDESGDAGRGGRGGGRSRQNGGRSSVRLGVRMEFRFSGFHAVQVPVVSDRLLITITSVDSGKTIAKSSKAAAINGACQWHDSILQAIRFPKDEVSHEFQECQCKIVVSMGSTRTAVLGEAYLNLTNYLSSSDSTDISLPLDKCNSGTVLQLKIQCLGAKSKSSGKSWKELSSNLKESPTNDEMDKKPDVFDILLKLNKGAQSLSENNLEADNADESGNRDASFSASKSHGDDSSKNHLDTAEEKLEELRNAAKMWERHSRKLKIERKTLKNECADKSKQQAELERQLSASLSEQDSLRQEIEQVTAQLNKTQETNIELVSILQELEETIELQRVEMSKLPQVSDVADHEVSKSESTVQEAAEWARILSQKEDEITVLREKLNRVLKMENADGAGPDAIYLELEKENDFLKVKMQELENDCSELTEENFRLIYKLKEASGVAKEEDPCISNSEEMPNVGSPTYKIKHLERKCADLELNLENFRSEFSGLEEKFQKSQEELKERTLELSELREKLSHATELEGADTGSSKHYRLRSEEPDDTETDLDVLKRTVQLKEQGIDGLQHYTREMENTIADIQKEKSQLEERLAASLQESSMTSKCLVEAHEDLMLTSSVDSHVSANEVLETKISELVHTVQLKEQEIDGLQHCMREMENTIADIQKEKSQLEERLAASLQESSMTSKCLVEAHEDLVLTSSVDSHVSANEVLETKISERAVMLKEQEIDGSQHCAREMENTIADIQKEKSQLEERLAASLEESSMTSKCLDEARENLRVLTSSVDSHVSANEVLETKISELVRTVMLKEQEIDSLQHCRGEMENTIADIQKEKSQLEERLAASLEETSMTSKWLDEAREELLVLTSSVESHVSANEVHETKISEFVRTVMLKEQEIDGLQLCTREMENTVADIQKEKSQLEERLAASLEESSMTSKLLDEAREDLLVLSSSVDSHVSANGVLETKINELVRTVMLKEQEINGLQHCTTEMENTISDIQKEKDQLEERLAASLEESSMTSKCLDEAREDLLVLTSSVDSHASANKVLETKISELESRKVELELLVTKLEQENIEFSEFISELEAQLTSLTSEEESTRLEMDYSIALIANLKDLVEQQQAEMEAQKLEMKQKHLESQTRLSEVQEDSEALRRSNAKLQATIDSVAEECSSLQTLTTDLKKQKLELHDHCAQLEQQLDQSKRKTMDLFETAEFLEAKLSTLQKEVTLKEQSLLSELENIFQEHKEHEERINSAHFLLHKIENEKIGEVKNLEREVMSLTAQLSSTDGEKESAALDSIHEVSILRADKAKLEANLEDVSAQMRHYQSQLEDLRTESKTKIKGLIDSLNASKHNEETLTTDVEHMTRLMEAARSNEENLRKTSDELELKYKSSDYEKQEVMEEISGLKIQVSKMASIQDEVFKLQSSLDQAKFEKTKLEERLQSLSEECEELKVQNAMLTDKVSCIQSTLHDADEENRHKSTQAKLVVNKGNDDAANDNGGTHVNEDLDIHSKLELLETRLADALEENKSYRAQLQSPTGEGQLSSRDEKDNKDGNRIAQLESELKDMQDRLLNVSMQYAEVEAQREELVMELKSATARKGRWF, encoded by the exons ATGGACGAGTCCGGGGACGCCGGCAGGGGAGGGAGGGGCGGCGGGAGGTCGAGGCAGAATGGGGGCCGCTCGTCGGTTCGGCTCGGCGTGCGGATGGAGTTCAGGTTCTCCGGCTTCCACGCCGTTCAG GTACCAGTAGTATCAGACAGGCTGCTCATTACAATCACGTCAGTAGACAGTGGAAAAACAATTGCCAAGTCAAGTAAAGCGGCTGCTATTAATGGAGCCTGTCAATGGCATGACTCCATCCTGCAAGCAATTCGGTTTCCTAAAGATGAAGTGTCACACGAATTTCAGGAGTGCCAGTGCAAGATTGTTGTTTCCATG GGATCAACAAGAACTGCTGTTCTTGGGGAAGCGTACCTAAATCTGACGAACTATCTCAGTTCATCAGACTCCACTGACATCTCTTTGCCATTGGACAAGTGCAATTCTGGCACAGTTTTACAG CTTAAGATTCAATGTCTTGGTGCAAAATCTAAATCAAG TGGGAAATCATGGAAAGAGCTATCTTCTAATCTTAAGGAGAGTCCAACCAATGATGAGATGGACAAAAAGCCAGACGTCTTTGACATTCTGTTGAAGTTGAACAAGGGTGCTCAGTCTTTGTCAGAAAATAATTTAGAAGCTGATAATGCAGATGAATCTGGAAATAGG GATGCAAGTTTCTCAGCATCAAAGTCTCATGGTGATGATTCATCCAAAAATCACCTTGACACCGCCGAAGAAAAACTTGAGGAATTACGTAACGCGGCAAAAATGTGGGAGAGACATTCTCGCAAGTTGAAAATTGAACGGAAGACATTGAAGAATGAGTGTGCTGACAAATCCAAGCAACAGGCTGAGCTAGAACGGCAACTTTCTGCTTCACTTTCTGAACAGGATTCCTTGAGGCAAGAAATTGAACAAGTAACAGCCCAACTGAACAAGACCCAAGAGACCAATATAGAGCTTGTTTCCATTCTCCAAGAACTGGAAGAAACGATAGAACTGCAGAGAGTGGAAATGTCCAAACTTCCCCAAGTGAGTGATGTGGCTGACCACGAGGTCTCCAAAAGTGAATCGACAGTTCAAGAAGCTGCAGAATGGGCTAGAATACTGTCACAAAAAGAAGATGAAATCACAGTGTTGAGGGAGAAACTGAACCGTGTTCTCAAAATGGAGAATGCAGATGGTGCAGGCCCAGATGCTATTTATCTTGAATTGGAAAAAGAAAATGATTTTTTGAAGGTCAAAATGCAGGAGCTTGAGAATGACTGTTCTGAATTAACGGAGGAAAATTTCAGGCTTATATACAAGTTGAAAGAAGCGAGTGGGGTGGCGAAAGAAGAGGATCCCTGCATTTCTAATAGTGAAGAAATGCCCAATGTGGGGAGCCCAACATATAAGATAAAACACCTAGAGAGAAAATGTGCTGACCTTGAGTTGAATCTGGAGAATTTTAGGTCCGAGTTCAGTGGGCTAGAAGAGAAGTTCCAGAAAAGCCAAGAGGAGTTAAAAGAGAGAACACTTGAATTATCTGAGCTGAGGGAAAAGCTCTCCCATGCCACTGAACTGGAGGGGGCTGACACTGGTAGTTCAAAACATTACAGACTGAGAAGTGAAGAACCTGATGATACTGAAACTGACTTAGATGTGTTGAAGCGTACAGTTCAGCTGAAAGAACAAGGGATCGATGGTTTGCAACACTATACGAGAGAAATGGAGAACACCATTGCTGATATTCAGAAAGAGAAGAGTCAGTTAGAGGAACGTTTGGCAGCATCACTTCAAGAAAGTAGCATGACTTCAAAATGCTTGGTTGAAGCGCATGAAGATCTCATGCTTACCAGCAGTGTAGATTCCCATGTTTCTGCCAATGAGGTTCTCGAAACAAAGATCAGTGAGCTTGTGCATACAGTTCAGCTGAAAGAACAAGAGATCGATGGTTTGCAACACTGTATGAGAGAAATGGAGAACACCATTGCTGATATTCAGAAAGAGAAGAGTCAGTTAGAGGAACGTTTGGCAGCATCACTTCAAGAAAGTAGCATGACTTCAAAATGCTTGGTTGAAGCGCATGAAGATCTCGTGCTTACCAGCAGTGTAGATTCCCATGTTTCTGCCAATGAGGTTCTCGAAACAAAGATCAGTGAGCGTGCAGTTATGCTGAAAGAACAGGAGATCGATGGTTCGCAACATTGTGCGAGAGAAATGGAGAACACCATTGCTGATATTCAGAAGGAGAAGAGTCAGTTAGAGGAACGTTTGGCAGCATCACTTGAAGAAAGTAGCATGACTTCAAAATGCTTGGATGAAGCGCGTGAAAATCTCCGTGTGCTTACCAGCAGTGTAGATTCCCATGTTTCTGCCAATGAGGTTCTCGAAACAAAGATCAGTGAGCTTGTGCGCACAGTTATGCTGAAAGAACAGGAGATCGATAGTTTGCAACATTGTAGGGGAGAAATGGAGAACACCATTGCTGATATTCAGAAGGAGAAGAGTCAGTTAGAGGAACGTTTGGCAGCATCACTTGAAGAAACTAGCATGACTTCAAAATGGTTGGATGAAGCGCGAGAAGAACTCCTTGTGCTTACCAGCAGTGTAGAATCCCATGTTTCTGCCAATGAGGTTCACGAAACAAAGATCAGTGAGTTTGTGCGTACAGTTATGCTGAAAGAACAGGAGATCGATGGTTTGCAACTTTGTACTAGAGAAATGGAGAACACCGTTGCTGATATTCAGAAGGAGAAGAGTCAGTTAGAGGAACGTTTGGCAGCATCACTTGAAGAAAGTAGCATGACTTCAAAATTGTTGGATGAAGCGCGGGAAGATCTCCTTGTGCTTAGCAGCAGTGTAGATTCCCATGTTTCTGCCAATGGGGTTCTCGAAACAAAGATCAATGAGCTTGTGCGTACAGTTATGCTGAAAGAACAGGAGATCAATGGTCTGCAACATTGTACGACAGAAATGGAGAACACTATTTCTGATATTCAGAAGGAGAAGGATCAGCTAGAGGAACGTCTGGCAGCATCACTTGAAGAAAGTAGCATGACATCAAAATGCTTGGATGAAGCGCGAGAAGATCTCCTTGTGCTTACCAGTAGCGTAGATTCTCATGCTTCTGCCAATAAGGTTCTCGAAACAAAGATTAGCGAGCTTGAAAGCCGCAAAGTTGAACTAGAGTTGCTTGTAACAAAGCTGGAACAAGAGAATATTGAGTTTTCCGAGTTCATATCTGAACTAGAGGCTCAGTTGACTTCTCTCACAAGTGAAGAGGAGTCAACCAGGCTAGAAATGGATTATTCTATAGCACTTATCGCAAATCTTAAGGATTTAGTAGAACAGCAGCAAGCAGAGATGGAAGCTCAAAAGCTGGAAATGAAGCAAAAGCATTTGGAGTCCCAAACTAGATTGTCAGAAGTACAAGAGGATTCGGAGGCTCTAAGAAGATCAAATGCAAAACTACAGGCCACAATTGATAGTGTTGCTGAAGAATGCAGTTCTCTTCAGACTCTAACAACTGACCTAAAGAAGCAGAAGCTGGAATTACATGACCATTGTGCACAGCTGGAGCAGCAATTAGATCAATCAAAAAGGAAGACAATGGATTTGTTCGAAACAGCAGAGTTCCTAGAGGCAAAACTCTCTACACTTCAAAAAGAGGTAACTTTAAAAGAGCAATCTTTGCTTTCAGAGCTGGAGAATATATTCCAGGAGCACAAGGAACACGAAGAAAGGATAAATAGTGCACATTTCCTTTTACACAAGATAGAGAACGAAAAGATTGGTGAAGTGAAGAATCTTGAGAGGGAGGTCATGAGCCTTACTGCACAGCTGTCCTCCACAGACGGGGAGAAAGAAAGTGCCGCCTTGGATAGCATACATGAGGTCTCCATCCTGCGAGCAGACAAGGCTAAACTTGAGGCTAACCTTGAAGATGTCAGTGCACAAATGAGACATTATCAGTCTCAGTTGGAAGATCTTCGTACAGAGTCTAAAACCAAAATTAAAGGCCTGATTGATTCGCTTAACGCATCCAAACATAATGAGGAAACACTGACAACAGATGTTGAGCATATGACAAGATTGATGGAAGCTGCTAGATCCAATGAAGAAAACTTAAGGAAAACTTCAGACGAACTAGAGTTGAAGTATAAATCCAGTGATTATGAGAAACAGGAAGTAATGGAGGAAATTTCTGGACTAAAAATCCAGGTTAGCAAAATGGCAAGCATCCAAGATGAAGTTTTCAAACTACAAAGTTCTCTTGATCAGGCTAAGTTTGAAAAGACAAAATTAGAAGagcgtctgcagtcactatctgAAGAATGTGAAGAACTAAAGGTGCAGAATGCCATGTTAACAGACAAAGTCTCTTGTATCCAGAGTACTTTGCATGATGCTGATGAAGAAAATCGTCATAAATCCACTCAAGCAAAGCTTGTAGTAAATAAG GGTAATGACGACGCTGCTAATGACAATGGAGGTACTCATGTTAATGAAGATCTAGACATTCACTCAAAGCTAGAATTACTGGAGACTAGACTTGCTGATGCATTGGAGGAAAATAAATCATATAGGGCGCAGCTGCAAAG